Proteins found in one Salminus brasiliensis chromosome 13, fSalBra1.hap2, whole genome shotgun sequence genomic segment:
- the LOC140575436 gene encoding carbohydrate sulfotransferase 1-like produces MQCSWKAVILLALASIAIQYTAIRTFTSKPFQLCPVLIPQNCGLGAQETDAPFERGCDEYAYFTFNASRKTHVLVLATTRSGSSFVGQLLNQHSDIFYLFEPLYHVQTALIPRLSHSRNTADRRVMLGASRDLLRSLYGCDLHFLESYIKPPPTNHTTDKLFRRGASRALCSQPVCDAFSPGEANVEEGDCVKKCATLNMTLAAESCRDKRHVAIKIVRVPEIGDLRALVEDPRLNLKVIQLVRDPRGILASRIETFRDTYRLWRIWRATGRKPYNLDLTQLTVVCEDFLSSVSTGLSHPYWLKGKYMLVRYEDLARNPLQKTKDIYDYLGLSMDKNVVDWIQANTRGSNELSAKHKYGTVRDSAANAESWRLKLSFDMVDYTQTVCQKILHTLGYKSVKSAEELKNMSLSLVADKVFVPFL; encoded by the coding sequence ATGCAATGTTCTTGGAAGGCTGTGATCCTGCTAGCCTTGGCCTCCATTGCCATCCAGTACACAGCTATCCGGACCTTCACCTCCAAGCCTTTCCAGCTTTGCCCTGTGTTGATCCCGCAGAACTGCGGCTTGGGGGCCCAGGAAACGGATGCCCCCTTCGAACGCGGTTGTGACGAGTACGCATACTTCACCTTCAACGCCTCGCGAAAGACCCACGTCCTGGTGTTAGCCACCACCCGCAGCGGCTCATCCTTTGTGGGGCAACTGTTGAACCAGCACTCCGACATCTTCTACCTGTTTGAGCCGCTTTACCATGTCCAGACAGCTCTGATTCCGCGTCTCTCGCACAGCCGCAACACCGCTGACAGGCGAGTGATGTTGGGGGCCAGTCGGGACCTGCTCCGAAGCCTTTACGGCTGTGACCTGCACTTTCTGGAGAGCTACATCAAGCCGCCGCCGACCAACCACACCACAGACAAGCTGTTCCGCCGTGGGGCCAGCAGGGCTCTCTGCTCCCAGCCAGTCTGTGATGCCTTCAGTCCGGGGGAGGCCAACGTGGAAGAGGGCGACTGCGTGAAGAAGTGTGCGACTCTCAACATGACCCTTGCAGCCGAGTCTTGCAGGGATAAGCGGCACGTAGCTATAAAGATTGTGCGGGTCCCTGAAATAGGGGATTTGCGGGCGCTGGTGGAGGATCCACGCCTCAACTTGAAAGTGATTCAACTGGTCAGAGACCCTCGGGGTATTCTAGCCTCACGGATTGAGACCTTCCGGGACACCTACCGATTGTGGAGGATCTGGAGGGCAACAGGGAGGAAACCCTACAACCTTGACTTGACTCAGCTGACGGTGGTGTGTGAGGACTTCTTGAGCTCCGTTTCTACAGGCCTCAGCCACCCCTACTGGCTTAAGGGGAAATACATGCTGGTGCGATATGAGGACCTAGCAAGGAACCCTCTCCAGAAAACCAAGGATATCTATGACTACCTTGGGCTATCTATGGACAAAAACGTGGTGGATTGGATCCAGGCGAACACCAGGGGGAGCAACGAGCTctcagccaaacacaaatatgGAACAGTGAGAGACTCTGCAGCTAACGCAGAAAGCTGGAGGCTCAAACTGTCCTTTGACATGGTGGACTACACACAGACTGTATGTCAAAAGATCTTACACACACTGGGCTATAAAAGTGTCAAATCTGCTGAGGAGCTGAAAAATATGTCTCTCTCACTAGTGGCAGACAAAGTTTTTGTACCATTTTTATAA